In the Acomys russatus chromosome 11, mAcoRus1.1, whole genome shotgun sequence genome, one interval contains:
- the Tdrd6 gene encoding tudor domain-containing protein 6 isoform X2 has protein sequence MNSTPGLPTPGASLALRVSFVDVHPEVIPVQLWGLVGQRREEYVRLSREIQEAAATRGPWALGGASASPGELCLVQVGLMWHRCRVVSRQAQDSRVFLLDEGRTITAGPGSLAPGRSEFFHLPSEVLGCVLAGLVPSGGGGTGGGEPQQWSPTAVDFLSNLQGKEVHGRVLDVLLLHRLVLLEVPVVSKQMEELGLARQVPDSLFCSLLKRYLSAAGLGCPGAPVLPRAAPKQEHPGLDYFYPQLQLGVTEPVVVTQVCHPHRIHCQLRSLSQEIHRLSESMAQVYRVSIGTEDEDSGSATWEEREESPDKPGSPCASCGLDGQWYRALLLETFRPQRCAQVLHVDYGRKELVSCSSLRYLLPEYFRMPVVTYPCALYGLWDCGRGWSPSQVGDLKALILGQAVNAKIEFYCSFEHKYYVTLYGEDGINLNSAFGLQCCCLADRFLQSQGIEEEEEEEEEEEEEVEVAFQPQPLAEEMKEEGALPFLRSIRLKMNAFYDAQVEFVKSPSEFWIRLRKHKNTFSKLLKRMCSFYSSAKASANTANLSNVAAGHIARDKEKVASDSSILALNYLQMTPGCCGKGELEVGSTFEVKVSHVENPGSFWCQPMRNAQGFRTLMCDIEDYCKSEPAPYEGDTRACLAKRTANGRWSRALISGAQTVEHVRVVFVDYGDKDVVSMKDILSVSDAFLKVRAQAFRCSLYNLIQPTGDNPFVWDEKAVQAFSGFIDNAWQNNLELKCTIFALASRHDEEWFHVVDLLTPFQSACHFLVEKRLARPVKLQKALEPSVELHSYYYSTHDLKIGSEELVYITHVDDPWTFYCQLARNTNILEKLSYNIIQLSKALLNLQTSTLIPGTLCLAKYTDGNWYRGVIVEKEPSKVFFVDFGNTHTARDHLIPIPGDAYDVLLLPMQAIKCSLSDIPPHIPAEVTAWFQETVLDKSLKALVVAKDPDGRLIIELYDQSAQINASINEKLGLLGYKSRTRKKDKENEIILHASKALENKNESVKSLPTEYLKKPGESKSHSVEMTGESCKPKISPARKELSYLQGSTKANLATPYQGPVGNRNDAGFPLTREKKEDMFVIPPVGAAKLASTPPERRKGDSGSKDLPPKFCEFPQKTIAPGFKTSVYVSHINDLSDFYIQLIEDEAEINCLSERLNDVRTRPQCHAGPPWQSGDVICAIFPEDNLWYRAVVTEQQPNDLLSVQFIDYGNMSVVHTNKTGRLGPIDAVLPALCFHCSLKGILVPDMVSCKEMVGYFSQRTDEAQIRCEFVKFLGTWEVILADEHGIIAEDMISRFRVNEKSQMGVTTQIMRGDCSNSANKPNIDTSVFLNWYNPKTKSIRAYATVIDGPEYFWCQFADSEKLQYVEAKVQTAAKQLADRGSCVPCPRVGDPCIVRYREDGRYYRALITNICDGHLASVRLVDFGNVEDCVDHKALWNIPSELAVIPMQAFPCCLSGFTVSGGVCPQEENDYFYEIATEDVLEITILELKRDVCNIPLAVVELESKGESITEKMKKYARAGIPRRDPYCDRHGHGAERQGGLRPTSPDLGLKKPSHKMVQDNKLYVETRAGELSERIEKDLNVEAKPSKFYERSTRSIFGAFESTCKGKMDSERLDDKMGCHFVGRAKFDDNYLIAGFNPLMSHAGEPQELLELNSLEVPLSPDDECKEFLELDSIELQHSPVGEEEKEELGLGSPVAPPSSPGCEAGATLEPFTVQLPLECETAAEQLDLDLPTPQLSLDDSLSPLSAAVSGSIQETRCAEDERKFSCGASSDDGHSVSPPLHHGKSGDSPTHDEMNLFEEEFPQFENRDNTALLAPLFSQEDGRDGRKCGGAVPAVQLHSTYTLKGFSVGSKCVVWSSQRNTWSKCEILELAEDGTRVLNLSSGVEEIVSPENVWNGIPKGDKNASEAVPQTVGKDLSLVSSDDATTEGFFSVSEEQGGGDTDSTLEV, from the exons ATGAACTCGACTCCTGGGCTGCCTACTCCGGGCGCCTCGCTGGCTCTACGGGTGTCCTTCGTGGACGTGCATCCCGAGGTGATCCCGGTACAGCTGTGGGGACTGGTGGGTCAGCGGCGGGAAGAATACGTGCGGCTGAGTAGGGAGATCCAGGAGGCCGCCGCCACGCGCGGCCCATGGGCGCTGGGTGGGGCCTCGGCATCGCCGGGCGAACTGTGCCTGGTGCAGGTAGGGCTTATGTGGCACCGGTGCCGCGTGGTCAGCCGCCAGGCGCAGGACAGCCGCGTCTTCCTGCTGGATGAGGGCCGCACCATCACGGCGGGCCCGGGCTCACTGGCCCCGGGGCGCAGCGAGTTCTTCCACCTGCCCTCTGAGGTGCTGGGCTGTGTGCTAGCCGGCCTGGTTCCCTCGGGCGGCGGTGGTACCGGCGGTGGCGAACCTCAACAGTGGTCCCCCACCGCAGTAGACTTCCTTAGCAACCTGCAAGGCAAGGAGGTGCACGGAAGGGTCCTGGACGTGCTGCTTCTCCATCGCCTGGTGCTGCTGGAGGTGCCCGTTGTGTCTAAGCAGATGGAGGAGCTGGGCCTGGCCAGGCAGGTGCCCGACAGCCTTTTCTGTTCGCTGCTCAAACGCTACCTGAGTGCGGCGGGGCTGGGCTGCCCCGGAGCTCCAGTTCTCCCGCGAGCCGCACCCAAACAAGAGCATCCAGGGTTGGATTACTTCTATCCCCAACTCCAGCTGGGAGTGACAGAGCCCGTGGTGGTAACCCAAGTGTGCCATCCCCACCGCATTCACTGCCAACTCCGGAGCCTCTCGCAGGAGATTCACCGCCTTTCTGAGAGTATGGCCCAGGTATACCGGGTGTCCATAGGGACAGAGGATGAAGACTCAGGCAGTGCcacctgggaggagagggaggagagcccAGACAAGCCGGGGTCTCCATGTGCTTCCTGTGGCTTAGATGGACAGTGGTACCGGGCTCTCTTGCTTGAAACGTTCAGGCCTCAACGTTGTGCCCAGGTGCTTCACGTCGAttatggaagaaaagaactaGTGAGCTGCAGCAGCCTTCGCTACTTGCTGCCCGAGTATTTTCGAATGCCTGTGGTGACCTACCCATGTGCTTTGTATGGACTCTGGGACTGTGGGAGAGGCTGGTCTCCGTCACAAGTTGGTGATTTGAAAGCCCTGATCCTGGGCCAGGCGGTGAATGCCAAGATTGAATTTTACTGTTCCTTTGAGCACAAGTACTATGTCACCCTGTACGGGGAAGATGGAATTAACCTCAACAGTGCATTTGGACTACAATGCTGTTGCTTGGCTGACCGATTTCTTCAGAGCCAGGggatagaggaggaagaggaggaggaggaggaagaggaggaggaagtggaggttGCATTTCAGCCTCAGCCCCTCGCCgaggaaatgaaggaggaaggtGCTCTCCCATTCTTAAGGTCCATCCGGTTGAAGATGAACGCCTTCTACGATGCCCAGGTGGAGTTTGTGAAGAGCCCTTCAGAGTTCTGGATCCGCCTCAGAAAGCACAAGAACACCTTCAGCAAGCTGTTGAAAAGGATGTGCAGCTTCTATTCCTCTGCCA AAGCTTCGGCCAACACGGCAAACCTTTCGAATGTTGCCGCCGGGCACATTGCACGGGACAAGGAGAAGGTAGCATCTGATTCTTCCATCCTCGCTCTGAATTACCTGCAGATGACGCCTGGCTGCTGTGGCAAAGGGGAGCTGGAGGTGGGCAGTACCTTTGAAGTCAAAGTGTCGCACGTGGAAAACCCTGGCTCCTTCTGGTGCCAGCCGATGAGGAACGCGCAAGGGTTCAGAACACTGATGTGTGACATTGAGGACTATTGCAAAAGCGAGCCAGCTCCCTACGAAGGGGACACCCGCGCTTGTCTGGCCAAGCGAACAGCAAACGGAAGATGGTCCAGAGCTCTGATTAGCGGGGCCCAGACGGTTGAGCACGTCAGGGTGGTGTTTGTGGACTATGGAGACAAGGATGTGGTATCTATGAAGGACATCCTCTCCGTCAGTGATGCCTTCCTCAAGGTTAGAGCTCAGGCGTTTAGATGCAGTCTTTATAATTTGATCCAACCCACAGGCGACAATCCCTTTGTCTGGGATGAGAAGGCAGTACAGGCCTTCAGTGGGTTTATAGACAACGCCTGGCAGAACAACTTAGAATTGAAATGCACAATCTTTGCTTTGGCGTCGAGGCACGATGAAGAGTGGTTCCATGTTGTGGACTTGCTCACGCCTTTCCAGAGCGCCTGCCATTTTTTGGTAGAAAAGAGACTTGCCAGGCCTGTGAAGCTGCAGAAGGCCCTGGAACCGTCTGTTGAGCTACATTCTTACTATTATTCCACCCACGACCTAAAAATCGGAAGTGAAGAATTGGTGTACATAACGCATGTCGACGACCCTTGGACATTTTATTGCCAACTAGcaagaaatacaaatattctAGAAAAGTTGTCATACAACATTATACAGCTAAGCAAAGCCTTGCTGAATTTACAGACATCTACCTTGATCCCTGGCACCTTGTGCCTCGCCAAATACACTGATGGAAACTGGTATAGGGGAGTAATAGTAGAAAAAGAACCAAGTAAAGTCTTCTTTGTTGATTTTGGGAACACGCACACAGCAAGGGATCATCTTATCCCCATCCCTGGCGACGCCTATGATGTTTTACTTTTACCCATGCAAGCTATTAAGTGTTCGCTATCTGATATTCCTCCTCACATCCCAGCGGAAGTCACGGCGTGGTTTCAGGAGACGGTTTTGGATAAGTCGTTGAAGGCTTTAGTCGTAGCAAAAGACCCAGATGGGAGACTGATCATTGAGCTGTACGACCAGAGCGCCCAAATCAATGCCAGTATTAACGAGAAGCTAGGGCTCCTTGGCTACAAaagcagaacaagaaaaaaggacaaagagaatGAGATAATCCTCCACGCGAGCAAagctcttgaaaataaaaatgagagcgTCAAGTCGCTGCCTACAGAATACTTGAAGAAACCAGGGGAAAGCAAATCACACAGTGTAGAGATGACGGGTGAGTCATGCAAGCCCAAGATCAGCCCAGCGCGTAAGGAGCTCAGTTATTTGCAAGGTTCAACAAAGGCCAACCTGGCTACTCCGTATCAGGGCCCTGTGGGAAACAGAAATGATGCAGGGTTTCCGTTaaccagagagaagaaagaagatatgTTTGTCATTCCACCTGTGGGAGCCGCTAAACTAGCCTCCACTCctccagagaggagaaaaggggacTCCGGCAGCAAAGATCTGCCTCCGAAGTTCTGTGAATTCCCGCAGAAGACAATAGCACCCGGCTTTAAGACCTCTGTATATGTTTCCCATATTAATGACCTTTCAGATTTTTACATCCAGCTGATAGAAGATGAAGCTGAGATCAATTGTCTTTCAGAGAGATTAAATGATGTCAGAACAAGGCCCCAGTGTCACGCAGGTCCACCTTGGCAAAGCGGAGATGTGATATGTGCCATTTTCCCAGAAGATAACTTATGGTACCGAGCAGTGGTCACGGAACAACAACCCAACGACCTTCTCTCCGTTCAGTTTATAGATTATGGCAACATGTCTGTGGTCCACACTAACAAAACGGGTAGGCTTGGCCCCATTGATGCAGTGCTACCAGCACTGTGCTTCCATTGCTCCTTAAAGGGGATTTTGGTACCTGACATGGTGAGCTGTAAGGAAATGGTGGGCTACTTTTCCCAAAGGACGGACGAGGCTCAGATAAGATGTGAATTTGTTAAGTTCCTAGGCACCTGGGAAGTGATTCTCGCCGACGAACACGGAATCATAGCTGAAGATATGATTAGCAGGTTTCGGGTCAATGAAAAATCTCAAATGGGGGTTACCACCCAAATCATGAGAGGGGACTGTTCAAACTCTGCTAACAAACCCAACATTGACACTTCCGTGTTTCTTAACTGGTATAATCCCAAAACAAAGTCGATAAGAGCCTATGCCACCGTCATAGACGGGCCTGAGTACTTCTGGTGTCAGTTTGCCGATTCTGAGAAGCTGCAGTATGTAGAAGCCAAGGTTCAAACTGCCGCAAAGCAGCTCGCAGACAGGGGGAGCTGTGTCCCGTGTCCCCGCGTTGGAGACCCTTGTATAGTGAGGTACAGAGAAGACGGTCGCTACTACAGGGCCCTCATCACTAATATCTGTGATGGTCACCTTGCGTCTGTCAGGCTTGTGGACTTTGGGAACGTCGAAGACTGCGTGGACCACAAAGCACTTTGGAACATCCCTTCTGAACTCGCGGTGATCCCCATGCAAGCATTTCCGTGCTGTCTTTCCGGGTTCACGGTCTCCGGCGGTGTGTGCCCTCAAGAAGAAAACGACTATTTTTACGAGATAGCCACGGAAGATGTGTTGGAAATAACAATCCTGGAGCTCAAAAGGGATGTTTGCAACATCCCCTTAGCAGTCGTGGAGTTGGAAAGCAAAGGCGAAAGCATTACCGAGAAGATGAAGAAATACGCGAGGGCAGGCATTCCCAGGCGCGACCCGTACTGTGACAGACATGGACATGGcgcagagagacagggaggccTTAGGCCCACTAGCCCTGACCTTGGCCTTAAGAAACCAAGTCACAAAATGGTACAGGATAACAAGTTATATGTGGAAACCCGGGCAGGTGAGCTCTCGGAGAGAATTGAAAAAGATTTGAACGTTGAAGCCAAGCCAAGTAAATTCTATGAACGTAGCACCCGTAGTATTTTCGGAGCGTTCGAGAGCACGTGCAAAGGTAAAATGGATTCTGAAAGGCTAGATGATAAAATGGGTTGCCATTTTGTGGGCAGAGCCAAGTTTGACGATAACTATCTCATTGCAGGATTTAACCCACTAATGTCCCATGCCGGTGAGCCACAGGAATTACTGGAGCTAAATTCTCTGGAGGTACCACTCTCCCCCGATGACGAATGCAAAGAATTCTTAGAACTGGATTCCATCGAGTTACAGCACTCTCCTGtcggagaggaagagaaagaggagctaGGCCTGGGGTCTCCAGTGGCACCCCCGTCGTCCCCCGGCTGCGAGGCAGGAGCCACCCTGGAACCATTTACGGTGCAGCTTCCCCTGGAATGTGAGACGGCGGCGGAGCAGCTAGACTTGGACCTCCCCACGCCCCAGCTGTCCTTGGATGACAGCCTAAGTCCTTTATCCGCAGCTGTCAGTGGGAGCATCCAGGAAACCAGGTGTGCCGAGGATGAGAGGAAGTTCAGTTGTGGGGCCTCTTCGGATGACGGCCACAGCGTGTCACCACCCCTCCACCACGGCAAGAGTGGCGATTCCCCCACACACGATGAAATGAACCTGTTTGAAGAGGAGTTTCCACAATTTGAAAACAGAGACAATACTGCCTTATTGGCACCTTTGTTCTCGCAGGAAGATGGCAGAGACGGAAGGAAGTGCGGGGGTGCTGTCCCAG CTGTTCAACTACACAGCACCTACACTCTGAAAGGCTTCTCTGTTGGATCGAAATGTGTCGTGTGGTCAAGCCAAAGGAACACGTGGTCTAAGTGTGAGATTCTGGAGCTAGCCGAAGATGGAACAAGG GTTTTGAACCTCTCAAGTGGTGTGGAGGAGATAGTAAGCCCTGAGAACGTCTGGAATGGAATTCCCAAAGGAGATAAGAATGCCTCTGAG GCTGTGCCCCAAACAGTGGGAAAGGACCTCTCCCTCGTGTCATCGGATGACGCCACCACCGAAG GCTTTTTTTCGGTTTCAGAGGAGCAAGGTGGAGGTGACACAGACTCGACTCTGGAGGTGTAG